One genomic window of Medicago truncatula cultivar Jemalong A17 chromosome 1, MtrunA17r5.0-ANR, whole genome shotgun sequence includes the following:
- the LOC25484554 gene encoding 60S ribosomal protein L6, mitochondrial, which translates to MEAKYFRFLKIVGVGYKARAESAGRLLYLKLGYSHEVELSAPPAVRVFCFKNNVICCTGIDKQRVHQFAATVRNCKPPEVYKGKGIMYTDEVIKKKQGKKSK; encoded by the coding sequence ATGGAGGCCAAATATTTTCGCTTTCTTAAGATTGTGGGCGTCGGGTACAAAGCTAGAGCTGAATCTGCAGGGCGTCTATTGTATCTCAAGTTGGGGTATAGTCATGAGGTGGAATTATCTGCGCCTCCTGCTGTCCGTGTTTTCTGCTTCAAAAACAATGTAATTTGTTGTACCGGAATAGACAAGCAAAGGGTGCATCAGTTTGCAGCTACTGTTCGCAATTGTAAGCCACCTGAAGTTTACAAAGGCAAGGGCATAATGTATACAGATGAAGTTATCAAGAAAAAACAAGGAAAGAAGTCTAAATGA
- the LOC25484555 gene encoding zinc finger protein ZAT5, with amino-acid sequence MEASHEQQLSLGYREHINITEGNITQKVINPSQSPNPSSTSAYSSTREGETRESARYNVYACKTCNKTFTSSQALGGHRKGCQKKPRDGFKINNKSISLKLNSINGMGNIYASSSSSNKSKVYGCSICGSKFTSGQALGGHMTFHHAPVEETSSTPMASEPDEEDEEPPAKKMNVPLDLDLNLPAA; translated from the coding sequence aTGGAAGCATCTCATGAACAACAACTCTCTTTAGGCTATAGAGAACACATCAATATCACCGAAGGGAATATAACTCAAAAGGTTATAAACCCATCGCAATCTCCTAACCCTTCCTCCACAAGTGCTTATTCTTCTACTAGAGAAGGAGAAACAAGAGAAAGTGCACGTTACAATGTGTATGCATGCAAAACATGCAACAAAACATTCACTTCATCTCAAGCACTTGGAGGCCATAGAAAAGGTTGTCAGAAAAAGCCTAGAGATGGattcaaaatcaacaataaatcaaTTTCCCTTAAATTGAATAGTATAAATGGCATGGGAAATATATATGctagcagcagcagcagcaacaaatCCAAGGTTTATGGGTGCTCCATTTGTGGTTCTAAATTCACATCTGGCCAGGCACTTGGTGGCCATATGACCTTCCACCATGCACCGGTGGAGGAAACCTCATCGACACCAATGGCTTCGGAACCagacgaagaagatgaagaaccaCCTGCAAAGAAAATGAATGTCCCTTTGGATTTGGATCTCAACCTTCCTGCAGCTTAA